One genomic segment of Catalinimonas alkaloidigena includes these proteins:
- a CDS encoding plasmid pRiA4b ORF-3 family protein, which produces MAYQFKIKLEGTSKPPVWRKLLVPEHYTFAELHMAIQGAFSWENAHLFRFHDGYGGNIKIGIPYDDGFGEAMDEDAEKIKISSLFVQEKQKLQYQYDFGDSWEHLITLEKIIDEKIMQARCLAGKGACPPEDCGGIWGYYALVEAVNDRTANRPENTEHEDMRDWLGMEEDEDWDVHAFDLDETNARMLAYL; this is translated from the coding sequence ATGGCCTATCAATTCAAGATCAAGCTGGAAGGGACGAGCAAGCCGCCGGTATGGCGTAAGTTGCTGGTGCCGGAACATTATACTTTCGCGGAACTGCACATGGCCATACAGGGAGCTTTTAGTTGGGAGAATGCCCACCTCTTCCGCTTTCACGATGGCTACGGTGGCAACATCAAAATTGGCATTCCTTACGATGATGGTTTTGGTGAGGCCATGGATGAGGATGCTGAAAAGATCAAAATCAGTAGCCTGTTTGTGCAGGAGAAACAAAAGCTGCAATACCAATATGATTTTGGGGACAGTTGGGAGCATTTGATTACGCTGGAGAAGATTATTGATGAGAAGATCATGCAGGCCCGTTGCCTGGCAGGTAAGGGTGCCTGTCCTCCGGAAGACTGCGGTGGTATCTGGGGCTACTATGCTCTGGTAGAGGCAGTCAATGATCGCACGGCGAACCGTCCGGAAAATACTGAGCATGAAGATATGCGGGACTGGCTGGGCATGGAAGAAGATGAAGATTGGGATGTGCATGCTTTTGACCTGGACGAAACCAATGCACGTATGCTGGCTTATTTGTAA